The nucleotide sequence TAAACGATccagttataattttatggacTCGATAATCTAATGCTCTTGCGATGTAAACCTACCGCATTAGTGTGGTatggattttattaatttatttaggtatttactaatttatttacatagaaAACATCGAAAATGATAAACACAATAATCAAAGTTACATAGGTtcttcttatttcaaaagaaaccTCTTCTAGCAGATATTGCATTAGGAAATTTGATTACGGTATattgataaatacttaatcaATATACAGTACTTAACACAAATGATGTTTTGTTTAGATCCTTCTTAGGGATATGCTtttgtaatttgaaaaaacatGTGTGAAACgtttttgaagaaatattttttattgtggtttgacaattattttattaaccgATGATACGTAAATTTCGAAATGGTATGAATAGAAATTAACGACAGCAATAAAACATATATCTTCTGCcgtttcattaaataaatattgtttttttttttacattcagaTAATAAACTCCAATGGCTACCTCAAAGACCTGTCTACAACTATCATCACTGTGAATTACGATTTTGGAGAAACATCGACTTGAAAGTCATACCATATTCGCTGTGGTATCACATGTTTCGTGATCAAATGACAAGAAGTCTTAATATTGGGTAAGtttaaacctgtcactatttgaatctcaattctataatttagcccaacagctgaacgtagcctttcagtctttcaagactactggcttatagacatgattatatatatgaatgaatgaaaaatgcCTAAGTTATACTCTTGTcttgataatttttacaaaatttaaacaacttAATACTTTCTAGCATGTGGAAAGACCGCGTAGTTACagcgtaattaaaaaataatctaatctGTTCAATTTACATTCCAGGTGCCTGAAATTTCCTGTAAGCTTGAAAAGTACACTAAACAATAATTGTTGTCGCTTAAAACTAAGCCAAGGATCACGAGAATGGGACTTAGATATTGACTGTCCaaataaatacgaaaataTTCAAGGAAACGTATTTCACTCACCTCCGAGCCTTTTCGAATTATGTAAAAGacaattttacaaaagtaTTAATGATGCTGCTgaaaaattgacaaaatataataaagacaaTATAGAAAGAAATCTATCGTATAGGATAAATTACTATAGTGATAATTTTGAGATTTTAGAGAGAAATTTTGAAGAATTCAATTTACTGAATGATGATGCAAATGTCTACGATGAAAATGGAAATAATTGTGATTTGAAGCACACATTAAAAAGCGTAAACGACATCAGTAAGAGGATTAAAAGAGATAAAAGAGACTATTATGTCCCAACAGATGTTGTTCAAAAGTATTTCAATTTTCTCCCTGTTTTCATAAAGTCAGATCTCTGTAATGGACCAATATCGAGATGCGAAAATGTTGTATGTAAAAGACCAATATTTGATTATGTGCATTACGAATTTTGTCTTGGGTAAGTGCTTCGTCATCTTCATAATCTAAATCAACAAAATACTGAACTATATCCTACAATAGGTTTACCTTTTTTCTACATAagcacatacctacatactcgtacataccataaaatttcaataacataGGTACCTTCTAGAAACCTACATATCTACGTACAGTGATTTCTATCCAATTATGCTTTCTGCATGTTGTCATTGTGTACCTACACGCGTGATTCTGTTTAAGGTTCAACAATCACCtctatgtaattattaaaacaatatggGTACTTAGAAACGCTTGGTGGAGAAACAATCTGTCCAAAGTGTCCTTTTTATACTTTAGACAATTGTTGATTCTTTGGTAAAATTGTAGTCTGttggaatttttaaaaataaactttctgttttaatttaatttataaaataaaaaattctgaaCATAAGCAAATATTTCGCTGAATTCAAAGCTTTTCGAGatgttttctttaaattcctccCTTGACTAACTATTAAAACAggttctttaaataaaaaaataaccggGACAAAATTCCTCCAGGAATAATCAACCCAGTTAACAAGACAGTGGTTATaataatgcaaaaaaatactattttatcaAATGCATAATTCcacaaaaacatacaaacgtatatatgtatagtcacgACTACATCCCTCGAGGGATAGATATGtagtgattctattctaaaatgccggaatccacacggcaccaaagcACAAAAACATGCTTCGCCAAAAAGCAATAGGGTTCAATAACCCAGACCCAATGTCAGCGACTGAAACTAATTTTCCACTTCTTCTTCTGTGGTATCCTTTCTCGTCTTTTACTTGCATTGAAAgtttaatgaatgaaatactttccaggaaaataattttgatcgACAATTCAGAGGAAATACTGCTCAGTGCTGCGTTCTGCTCAAAGCAGTGCGCGATCAAGTGGAAAGCTGGTAAGACCGTTATAGCGTGgaatttaattgttaaatgAAGCCGTTTTACTGCACTagaaatgtaattttgtttaaatatattattatgggaaatatatttgtttatttaaatacacgtTTTTAATTTCCCCGCACCCTAGTTTTCATACAAGAAATTTAAgaagtatacctacttacatatacTGGATTTAggtactacatatgtatttcaGCCATATTATAAAACCCTTAGATACATAGGgactgatataaaaatattccaaaaaaaaaacagtttttaaagtaaaaagaaacaaaacagAGGAAATGACACTAGAAAATGACATTATTTTAGGTACCTATCAGGATTTTCATCTCAGTTATGATTATTTCTGGTGAATTCGTAGATTTTACGTAATTCCATCAAAACGTTTGAATATTTTCTGATTTTTACTTGTAAGGTACTTATTAACTTCGTAGCTTAAAACTTAGCGTGAACCGTCTTTcacataaataagaaatagatTAGAGAAAGCTTCCTAACAAGATTTTCAAGATGGCGAAAAATGAGACCGAACCAGAAAGCATGATCTCCCACGGCTACTTCCAAGGACACCCGTGCCAGCTGCCTGCCAGCAAACTGTCAGTTTATACGATCAAGTGCTCCAAGCTTAGGCTACGCATTTTGGACCTCATCACTGTTAATATGGATGATATAAGAGCTAGAAATTTATACAAGTAAGGCGAcagagatttttatttaatgaagttctgtatctatttttttattacatttcatGGCGTATTGATAGCGCGCAATTATAGATTTTTGGAGATCTTACGAAGAATAAACCTCTCCGAAAGTGGACGTCAATTATATGTTAGAAATTATCATCAGAAATATGTATATCGTTCTAACATCTTACTGAATCTGTCTTTGCTTACGAGTTCCTCGCATGCATAGAAAATCCATATGCCGATTACGATCTCCTTTCGGAGAAGTTCAGGGAAAAATTTGGGTCACCAGCGTACTGAAAGATTATTATGAAACATCTGATAGTAATATATCGGTGAAAACATACGGGATTTGGTAAACATGCTCCTACCTAAGCTAATGGGTTATCTATTTTCGGCGGCACCCCTTGCTTAAGTTTCAGAACCCAAGATAACATTTTAGCATctcttcaaattcatcatgACAGGACTACTGCGGTCTGCCCTTCTATTTGGATCCTTTCTCGttgctttatactatttataaataatacaggtattacaCGCGCaagtaacgtacctttattgtaacaaGATTCGAAACGTcggagataaaataaaggtacgttacgtccAACTAACCGTGCTGTTACAACTGTTATAATGTTTTAGATCCTACGCTGGTCTCAGTGCAGAGAGATACCGCCAGCACATGAACTACCCTTCCACCATACATCCTTACAGTAAACTCAGGCTGTGGATAGAGATCGTCTTCGTCATGTCTATGATACTCTCTCACACACTGTTAGCGTTGCATTTCAGCGAACAGAATCCTGTCAGctcggtattttttttttactatttgttacttaatttttactataataGTTTTTGTACATGTTAAAAGTGTAGTAACCATGTCAGTGGTAGAAAAAGAGTTGGTAGTCGAGCGGTTAAGGTATACGATATAAAAATCCTACCTagagaaaatattaatctatactaatattataaagctaaaaagtttgtttgtttgaaggcgCTAATCTTACTGgttctatttgaaaaattatttttgcgttgagtAGACTATTTATCTAGGAAgccttaggctatataacatcacgctgctacTATAAGGAGcagagaaataatggaaaatgtgaaaaaaaacggggaaaattattcatcctttgatgcccaaaataactattccacgcgaacgaagtcgcgggcacggcTAGTTGTAATTATATGCAACGACAAAGAAACAATGGTCCACCATTCATATAAACCAAACAAAACATAGATGGATCAGGTTTCCCTACCTATGCCGGTATCATGTTTCTTTTTCTGAGCTCTATACAGCAGTTTTATTGCTAACCGATTCTTTTACGAAGAGGAAAAATCGTCCCCTAGTATAGTAAAACATGACCTTCCTACTACTACTACAGAATTGTGGTCACAAGTGGAATttgggctcttctccagaggtGACCAGTGACCTTTCTAAGAACTTGTTATCACTATGAACATGTTATCATGTCAAGGTGAAACGAACTCACTCACTGAACGATCTGAAGATTTAACACGTGCGATCCTTGAGAAGTAAAGCACTAAAAGAGGCTTCTAAGCGGTGTAAACGAGACAAAACATGTCTGCTTTGAGTACTTATTTAACCATCGCgttctaaatttaattgtatccacaaagaaaataattctaatttaACAAACAGTCAAGTGCGATCTCTTTTACAGTACAACCACGACCgtttaatgtatttaacgGATTTCGTGAACATCTTGAACATATTCGTCAACTTCTTCACGGGTTACATCGAAGGCTACACAAACCAAGTGGCCGTTTTGgacatattcaaaatattctgCCACTACGCCCGCAATTGGATGTGTTTTGATATGCTATCGGCTATAAGTTTTATACCGGCTTTGTTTGACATCAGAGACGTATCAATTGTATGTCCCCTTGTTGCGATGAAGATCTTCAGGGTGCCTATACTGATTATTtatctcaaaaatattatgacgGCTAAAAGATCCAGTGTAAGTTAACTACATTCTGTATGttgctaattaatttaattaattttgatatcaaTTCTTATTGATTACTGCTTTTTCAAGCGatacttacaatttattattcatcttGTTTCTCGCTATTTCATCATCAACTTCtgaaaatttatgtatatactttcatatttcttagttcctttacgacatcaatgagaAAGAGTAGCCTTAAATGTGTAGGTACGGTAACCACGGAGGGTACTTAAAGTAGATGTTATGTGTTccagagaaaataaaaaaagctgcTGAACGTATACAAGCCCTCAACTAGATAATATCGATAATTTTACTTGAAAAATATCACCTGTATAGTTCTAAAGTGATATGAATAGTAGGGTGGgtcaaaaaacttttttttgttttttcgaTTTTCTATAGCGATAATTTGATGTCAAATAGAACTAATATTACgtgtattaaatattgttgCGATCACAATAGTTTTTCTATCTCCGGATCAGGTTGAAAGTTTACAATAAAGtcaaaaatttacacattttcaaataaatccaaataataaatatacctctatttatataacaaactGCTTATTTTTACATTGCTAACATATTGACTATAACATGAGATACCAAAAACGTAAACAAAACTCTTGTGGGTAAgcgtaaatattattttaaaagtacgaCCGCAACGCGATTTCGCCAGTAATTTAGTTGAACTGTATTTGACTAGAACAACGAAGTTTTGTAGTGATATCCAATATGAATCGTATCCGTGAAGCTTGGAAATGTCCTTTATTTGGAAATACGAGTGATTTAAAAGAGAATGTGCTTCCAACATACGAAGATGTGATAAAGTGCTACGAGTGGACGAGGTTTAATATGAAAGTGATGAacaatacgaaaaaaaatccaaGTTTTCAAGAAGTTTCAGATATTATTAccgtaaaaatagaaaatatatggaAGAAAGCATCACTTCCAATTGTATCTCACTTAAGAGTTAATCAAATGTTAAAAACTTAtcatcttaaatttaaaaatatattgaaatcaCATCCTAAAATTCCTAAAAAACGTTTAGAAGACTTTCTAGCTTCAAGTCatgtttaatttgatatttctaGTTGCAAGTGCTTAGATTTTTCAGAATGTACTTGCCCAAGGGAAAAAAAAGTCCCATCAAGTGAGCAACGTTTTCTTATCGACCAAAGATTTGAAAGAAATATGATGATAGGAAACACAGATGTTACTGCAacgagaaaaaataaaattcgtttACAGAGGAAACTAAAAGACGATAAATCAAAAAGTTATCACTCGAAAATAATTCCCATTGCTTCTACAAGCTCAGACCAGCCAGTAGTCCAAAGCTCCTCATCTTCTTCACCTGACACATCTGGTGACAGTGACGATTTCCAACCAGAAACAGTGAAACGACGTAAGATGAAGAATTCTGACGGTATGAACTATTCTTTACTGTCTTAAACCTGCGATCGGTATAGTGTATCAGACAGAGCAGCTGCAGCTATAGCTTCCGTTGTTTTGCATGAGATTAAAAAgcctataattgataaaagtaAATTGAGAAGAGAAAGGAAGAAAGCTCGAGAAAACATCATTGAGACACAAAAAGTGAGCGCAGTACCTGCTTTATTTTTTGACGGACGTAAAGATAAAACATTAGTGTCGACGAAAAAAGGTGGAAAATACtacaaagaaattatatttgaagAACACATTTCGTTAATCAAAGAACCTGATAGCATTTACTTAGGTTATGTCACCCCAGCAGCTGGAACAGCTAAGCATATAGAAAgagaaattaatttcttttcaacTGAAAATATATCTCTAAATAATCTAATGGCGATTGGATGCGATGGCACGAATGTCAATGTTGGAAAATTTGGTGGTGTAATTAGATTAATGGAAAAAACATTGAACAGACCTTTGCAATGGCTAATTTGCTTGCTGCATATGAATGAACTTCCATTTCgccatttattttcttttattgatgGTTCGACTTCTGGTCCGCGAACATTTACAGGTGAAATAGGAAAAGATTTAgaaaaatgtgaagaaaaaGCTGTCGTaagattttgtattattcCTGGACTAATGCCATTAATTGACACAAAAGATCTTAGTTCTGACCAACTGTATTTATATAGAATAGTTCTGGCTGTCACTTCTGGTGAATGTCCTGAAGACTTACCTGATAAGTCTCCAGGAAAAATGTCTCATGCCAGATGGCTAACGCGTGTCAATAGAATCCTTCGTCTTTATATTGCAACATTAAATCCATCTAATGAACTTATTACTTTAgctacttatataataaaagtatatgCCCCAATAtggtttaatattaaaagccACCCAAGTTGCAAAGATGGTGCGAGACATTTATGGCAATTAATCTCAAAATCTCGCTACTTATCAGCAGAGCTAAAGGCTGTAGTCGATCCGGTAATAGAACGCAACAGTTATTTCGCCCATCCCGAAAATCTATTGCTTGCGATGTTGACAGACTCTCAAAAACATATAAGACAATTGGCGTTGCGTCGTATATTAAAAGCGCGAGGCGAAGATTCACACAGGTTAAGATTATTTAAGGTTCCAGATGTTAACATGAATGCAAATGTGTATTATGATATGATTGACTGGAAGAATCGAATTACAGATCCTCCTATCttaaaacacattaaaaacGAAGAACTTGAACAAATTATTGCCAGAGgagaagataataaaatagattttcttCGATTGCCTTGCCACACACAAGCTGTAGAGAGGTCTGTTAAGATGGTGACAGAGGCATCAGCTAGCTTGTGCACTAAATCTTCACGAGAAGGTTACATAAAGAGTAAGATTGAGTCGCGCAAGTTCATGCCAAAATTTGACAGTAAGAAAGATTTTTGTGTTCAATCTACTACCtcataattgtaattaaaaccTTGTTAtaacttagttttattttttattaataaatttagactttaaatactttgttttcttatatttaaccTGTCCTgtacatcataataaataaatagtttttttatttttaaaagagtaaaaattgtcaattttttttatttcaaggtCAATCCGGAGACAGTAGGTATAATgcaattttcatgaaatttattCTGTAACTTCATATAGCCATATGACATAGTTTTTTTGCTatttgaagtttaaataatgaaaaaaattttttttcatacaagaGTGACCCACCCTAATGAATAGGCAAAGCGAAAAAAACCTCTAACCTCACACTATGAGTTTTTCGTGCGTTCCAGACATTTCTAACCAGAAAATTTTATCCTCAGTTCGCAACCAAAACGGTAGCCGAAGTGCTCACTATGATATACTTGTACCTGATTTGGAACGTGTTCTTCCAATTTGCCGTGATCTACGTCAGCGAGGGTTCCTACACTCCTGAGAACCCTGCAAATTGCAGCTGGATTAGCAAAGCCCGACTCTGGAATGAGACTGCTAGCCTTAGGTTCATCTTCGCTTTTGATAGAGCTGGTAAGGCGTCTTCAGAGTAAGAGATAAATTCGTAATTCATAAACATTCGGTGATGGCATGACGCGAGGCTACGTGCTTTTCAatgctgttggctctgtctacctcgcatgggatatagacgtgattatatgtatgtatgtataaaagcaAATCTCTCAATCTGTTTCAGTGAGCATGTTCAGAAAGAACCACATAGAAAGTCAGCAAATACACAGACCCACGGAATGTGTGGAAATTTTCTTTGTAATGTCTTGGTTTATTACGGAGGTAAatgtttgctttttatttttagaataacAACCCTCAAAagggaaaaaatatattctgtaggcgatgtctgtctgtctattaAGATTTCCGTCTACTCTGTAATGTCGGTAATGCGTAGATATTGGTAATTCGAATgccttcattaaattttttagggctgaatgataaatgaaaatattacagatagaaaaaaaactttcagACGATTTTATACACAAtgcatttatttaacaaatattacaacagaattattattgttacaagcacttttatgtatttaggttgtatgtttatgtagataTCTTAGTGTCATAGCACTCAGGTAAGTACTTCATAATATTTccttatttgtaaaaatatatttcgaaAAGATAAGACTACAGAAGTGCTTTGATGAATTTGACGTCGCAACTGATTTGTGAGACCACAATTTTCATATTGCTGACTTGCCTCATCTAAGATTATGGTAAAAAGGCACACCTCTGGCCTCCAGTAAAGTTATGATGTAACCGGGACACCAGGAAGAACTTTTCCATTATGCAAACTTGATTTACCTagtgtatataatataagtcatTAGCGCgacccgggctcctctccagagtgagaGAGGTTGAAGTGAGGATCTAACTCTAGAACAACAAACGTTAATGTGACAGCTTTACAACTGAGCGGACGCAGACGTGCGAACGTAAGACAGACCATAAAAGATACATCATTACTTGAACTATTATAGTAGTATCAGTTCAATATGGCAATTCTATTGTCTAATGTTATTTcgatatctatatttttttagtttttactgATACACTGCgcgttaaaatacataatgtcAATGCTGGGCACCGAGGCGGCTAAGGCTAAATACTTCACGATGATAAAGCAAGTAGAAATGTACATGAACCAGAGGAAATTTCCACCGAGGATCAAGAAGAAAATTCTCAAGTTCTACGCTTTGAGATTTCAGTCTAGTTTTTTTGAGGTACTTAACTCTCACATTTTACTGAATTGTTGGCTGTTCGAAAGGTTGACTAAAAGCAACGTTTATTAAATGAACCCATTCACCCACCCAagtaattacaatttaaaacatGGGGAAATCTAGTTTCGATTACTGTAAATCTGTGGAGTGTCAATCATTGAAGCCTGAACGTTCAAAGACGAAAAAATCCGTAGACCAGCGACTGTCGGAAGACAGCTCAATTTCAGTATAATACGAGTAGCTGTGTGCTTAGTAACTACACGGACTACCACAACTCCTTTCCCAACCCTACCTTCCTTCCTCCCGTTCCAACCCTTTATCCATGCCAAACCCTAAATACTCGTACCTATATCAATTTTCAAAGGAATACCGCATGTTGAGCTGCGTCTCCGGTCAACTCCGTGGTGACATCATCATGCACACTGGAGGCGAACTGGTTAGAGAGATGGAGTTCCTAAAGCAGCTGCCGGGTTCGCTACACCTCCAGATCTGTATGAAACTGAAGCTGGTTATATTTATTGCTGGCGACATCATTTTCAAGATCAACACTATCGGtgagtttctttttttcttattcttccTTCTAACGATAATCCCAGTTACTTCCTCACCTCTTTGGCGTGGATGCGGGGTgtgccttttgaccatgatcatGGATTGGGTTAGTAGGGaatttacacgaagcgacttcagtctgacctccgcaacgtTTGAAGTGACCCTCATAACGGACACGGTAAAAACTGTACTAGATTAATCaacctaattttttattaacttattccTTTACACATATTCAATGAACCTGCCGTAAAGCAACTCAGTCCTAAAGCTTTGAAACGTTCATATGAACTGtccaaattttaattcattaatataattcaataaCAGGTGACTGCCTCTACTTTATCCACAAGGGAACTGTTGCCATTTACTCGGAATCCGGTCGAGAAGTATGTCATTTGGAGGACGGAGATTTCTTCGGCGAAATAGCTTTAGTGAGAAAGCACAAGTTTCGAACGGCCTCCAGTATTGCAGTCACAAATTGCGAGTTGTTTAGACTTGACAAACAAGATTTTGAAGGATCTGTGGCGTGTTACCCGACTGTTTATGAATATTTCAAGAACTTGGCCAATAAAAGGTATGAGAGAACTTGCGTGTTGAACGAACATCATAAGTCGGAGTTACGAGTCATTAGCAAAGCCGAGGAAAGTCACAAGTGAGACAtttattgacatttttttttaatttattggcAATTTTactctaatattttaaagttttgatgTGAAGAACaattgtgttaatttttgtttaggtGAAAGTTTGATAACCGTTATACTAAGTGGTAATAGTGTAAGGcatggtgttttttttttgttattgcgGATAAGAGAACGGTTtaagtttattgtattttatttatttaaaagtatgcAAGCCTTCGGtgcctaaaaaatatttttgaagctTTAAGTATTAAAGGGTTGTTAAAATAAGACCTGAAATAAAACACTATAATTTTCAgcatcataattttatttttaaccttcCACCAAAGTATACTCGtcgttaataaaatttagaaatGAGAATCAAATTAAAGTGATGACTACAGGAGCATGCATCAcaaccaaatttaaatttgtttgggAAACAAATTTACGAAAACGAAAGTAATATGTATAGTGTTTTGTGAAATTGACCAATCACAGCAcgtctagtaaaaaaaaaacttttaaatatagttaattTGGCTTGTATGTTCCTACGACAGTTGTTTAAAAAGTCACCGAACTTTCAAACAGTTCGGAAAATCCAGTTTTGCTTATTGATGATGCAAAGTTACCAAACATATTTAACATGCATTATCTGCGCTTataaaactgcaaaaataatacgCATTTATTAAACCGACCGCTTCATTCTCATGGTCACTCTAATAACACTTATTATCCGTTTCACATGACATTTTCCAATTAAATTCTAATGGAAAGCTGCTTAGTAACCAAAGACATCACAACTTAACCTAATCTAGCTTATCTATCACAATAAAATATGCATCTTTTGTTCAGTACATTTCCTCTACGCCGCTTTGTGCTAAGGTTTGTAACAAAGGACTTCTTTAACATCAGGACTTAGTTCAACCCTCTGGACATTATTAAAgaggaatttaaaaatatttcgaatATTCGAGGGCTCTATAGAAAATTCTGGAATGTTCGGGAATAGTTTATCAACTCttgtaattaataatcatATATATTGACATCATTAACAGGATAGCTTTTTCTGTATGTTGTATATAAACTCCGGtagtatacaaaatattttaaaatcatttcgcCATTAAAAATCTAGGAACAGCATTTAATTAGTAAAACCttattgtatataattataatgttctTCCCTCGTTTGGGGGTAGTACATTCCGTTCATCTCGTATGGGACCATAGTTCTGAAACAAGATACAATAGTTATATCATAACAACaaaacagattttaaaaatatctgatGGGAAAATAATCTTACTGACCGGAGATAGAACCCGGAAAATTCAGATTCAGAAGAAAGTATGTTACCACTGCGCAATGAGAGCGTCGCATTCACAGAAGGTCTGTCCCAACTTTCCAAATATtctattaaatgaaaaaatgagtCATCAGACAATAAataccaagtttttaagctatccttgtaggcgatgggctagcaacctgtcactatttgaatctcaattccatcatctatcattaagccatacacaGCTGAACtcggcctttcagtatttacaagaatgttggctctatctactgcgcaagggatataaacgtaattatatgtgtgtatgtatgttgactttatctatactaatattataaagcttgaAAGCACTTATCTCTGGAACTACtgtttcgaattgaaaaattctttttgtgttaagTAGACCATTTTTCGAggtaggctttaggctatataacatcacgctgcaactattaggaaataatggaaaatgtgtaaTTATGGGTAAATCCTTGAGgattt is from Amyelois transitella isolate CPQ chromosome 13, ilAmyTran1.1, whole genome shotgun sequence and encodes:
- the LOC106129253 gene encoding uncharacterized protein LOC106129253 isoform X2, translating into MNEHKILLLILALTIYCLYSVHMWFMKENAEDTDTKIPDVIQPAAREVILKNNTEIKEKKVKKKAIPLFLKDACSVLEIFTAKPATKKRKQKKFENMDSSNNTITVIGITVFLVILVINAVLDVLKVKEEERARLKLNPDGERRQSLAEFANKKSLRRESSKFGLQLFQIAESFMSGNEENKNRREIRPYTRGESTTSYFSEKKTSEGSAPASIGETSSEPKLVKRQSVSKLLDNKLQWLPQRPVYNYHHCELRFWRNIDLKVIPYSLWYHMFRDQMTRSLNIGCLKFPVSLKSTLNNNCCRLKLSQGSREWDLDIDCPNKYENIQGNVFHSPPSLFELCKRQFYKSINDAAEKLTKYNKDNIERNLSYRINYYSDNFEILERNFEEFNLLNDDANVYDENGNNCDLKHTLKSVNDISKRIKRDKRDYYVPTDVVQKYFNFLPVFIKSDLCNGPISRCENVVCKRPIFDYVHYEFCLGKIILIDNSEEILLSAAFCSKQCAIKWKAGKTVIAWNLIVK
- the LOC106129253 gene encoding uncharacterized protein LOC106129253 isoform X1, whose protein sequence is MDYNDMIAATVLHWNYRGFTEFPIHQLDGEEADVTDIYLKDNLITRVPKEIYKLEHLESLYLSGNDITDLPREISMLKCLKCLDLSGNRLKSVPDEIGDVRSLKFLILDENELTELPLRLAELRCLQYLSVCDNKLQWLPQRPVYNYHHCELRFWRNIDLKVIPYSLWYHMFRDQMTRSLNIGCLKFPVSLKSTLNNNCCRLKLSQGSREWDLDIDCPNKYENIQGNVFHSPPSLFELCKRQFYKSINDAAEKLTKYNKDNIERNLSYRINYYSDNFEILERNFEEFNLLNDDANVYDENGNNCDLKHTLKSVNDISKRIKRDKRDYYVPTDVVQKYFNFLPVFIKSDLCNGPISRCENVVCKRPIFDYVHYEFCLGKIILIDNSEEILLSAAFCSKQCAIKWKAGKTVIAWNLIVK
- the LOC106129232 gene encoding uncharacterized protein LOC106129232; translated protein: MAKNETEPESMISHGYFQGHPCQLPASKLSVYTIKCSKLRLRILDLITVNMDDIRARNLYKSYAGLSAERYRQHMNYPSTIHPYSKLRLWIEIVFVMSMILSHTLLALHFSEQNPYNHDRLMYLTDFVNILNIFVNFFTGYIEGYTNQVAVLDIFKIFCHYARNWMCFDMLSAISFIPALFDIRDVSIVCPLVAMKIFRVPILIIYLKNIMTAKRSSFATKTVAEVLTMIYLYLIWNVFFQFAVIYVSEGSYTPENPANCSWISKARLWNETASLRFIFAFDRAVSMFRKNHIESQQIHRPTECVEIFFVMSWFITEFLLIHCALKYIMSMLGTEAAKAKYFTMIKQVEMYMNQRKFPPRIKKKILKFYALRFQSSFFEEYRMLSCVSGQLRGDIIMHTGGELVREMEFLKQLPGSLHLQICMKLKLVIFIAGDIIFKINTIGDCLYFIHKGTVAIYSESGREVCHLEDGDFFGEIALVRKHKFRTASSIAVTNCELFRLDKQDFEGSVACYPTVYEYFKNLANKRYERTCVLNEHHKSELRVISKAEESHK